The genomic interval ATTTATTAACAAATACTTCTCCGCTTATTATATTTTCTAACGGATTTCTAACGGAGATATATGGCAAGTATACATTACAAGAAGGGTAAATCTGGTGCTATGACCTATTATGTTGTGGTGTAATGCACCCCATTTAGCAAGCAATTTCTAAGAGAGTCCTTGTGGTCAAGTTATAGGTTTCTGCCATCTGATTCGGCGTCCGGTATCCCAGGGCCGAATGCAAATAACTCTCATTATACTACTCAATCCAACTGCCGATTGCCGCTGATAGATCGTATGGATTCCGCCACTCCCGTAGCCAGATCAATTCTTCCTTGATCGTCCGCATCAGCCGCTCCGTGTCAGCGTTCCCTTTGGGATTGTTGTAGCTGGTGAAGGCCTGGTGAACATCCAACAGGGAACAGGCACGCATGAACTTCTCCGAGGTCGGTTGGCTGCCGTTATCCGACATCAGGTGCAAACCCCGATCACGAACACCCTCCGGAAAATGTTTGTTCGGTCCCTGATTCAAAGCTGTCAGCCAGTCGCGCAAGGTCGCCCGAGCCCCGCAGTGATACCTTACGATCTGCTTGGTGTACCAATCCAGCACCAACACCAAACAAGCCCAGTCACTCTCCGTCATCACCTTGGTCATGTCGATCCCTCATCAGTATCGTGGGAGTGTTCTACCTTTCCATTGAGCCTCGGAATCTGAGGCTTTATATAGACATGGCGGATTCCCGAGTCGGCCAAATGCCAATGGAACTTCTCCTGGAACTCGTACTTGTATCATTAAACGCGGCCTCCTGATGGAATGGAATAATTCAATTAAGAACTGCCAATCGAGGCGTAGGATATCACCGCCAGACGTATGGCGGCCAACAATAATCTAATTTTCTTCCAACAATATCGGTTCACTAACGACCGAATTGTCACTACGCCGAGATCTAATAATCTGGATTGTGATAAACTGCTGATTCTGAAAAAGAATATCGTTCTCTGCATATCCAGACGGCAGAATCGAAATCCCCAAGGAATATCAGGGGATATTAAGTTATCTGATCTTTTCACCGCGGATTTCCGCATCACCCATTTCTATAATACACCCGGGGGCGTTGCCATCGCCGTTTATGATAAAAGTAATCCGAAATTCGGAAGCCGGATAGATGAATTCGTTTTCAGAAAGAGCCGTTAATTCGATTGGCTCCGATCGGCCGATCGAGGCGAATAGCTTGCCTTCTTTCTGGGCAATGACCAGAGTGAATTTAATATTATTTTCATCGGTATAGGACTCCAGCCAGTATATTCCGGTCAATTGCACCAGTTCTTCATAAGGCAGTACCGTAGGAATAACAGGAAGTTCCCCCATACCGAGACTATCAATTAACATCTTCTTTGCAGGATATATTATCCCCTCGTCAATCACACCAAGCTCATCGACACGTCCGGAATCATCTTTTCCAAAGGCCATCAATCTGGTATTGTCGGAAGCGAAAAAGAAGGTATCAACCGCCTGGGGATAGAGAAGCTGGCGTGGTTCAAGGCGCAGATTGGTGTAAAGCGAATCGTTGTCAACAATGACATAACGGTACAGGCCGGAATCGACCTGATAGGCCCCCGCGTATTCATGAAGACGGCGGGGATCGATGACTCGCGGTGTTTTTCGTATCGGTTTTACATAAGGCTTCCCGAAAACAATCGCGGCCAGTCCCATGGCCATCTTTTTTACCGGGGCCTCGTCATCATTGCTGAAAACGACAATGCACAGATGATCATCCGGCCAGCGGCTGTAAATCGAATTGAAACCATCCAGAAAACCGCCGTGATAGGCATGCCGGCGCCCATATTTATTTTCCAGCATCCAGCCAAAACCGTAATTCCCGAGATTGGGTGTCATCATAGCCTCAACCGATTGGCGGCTGAGAATGGAATTGCCATAAAGCGCCCGGTCCCACAAAAATATATCCTCGACGGTGGAATAAAGGGCCCCCGCCGAATAAAGAATGGAATGATCCACCGGAACAGCATCGACCAGTTGGCCCGGTTCCTCCTGGGTATACCCATCGGCCCGATCGGGGATTCCGGCCTCGCGCCGGGCATATCCGGTGTTCTTCATACCGGCCAAGTGCAAAATATTGTGGTGCAGGTAGGCTTCATATGACTGACCGGAGACTCTTTCTATGATAACGCCCAGAATAATATAATTGGAATTACTGTATCTGAATTCCGTTCCCGGTTCGAATTCGAGCGCTTTGTATTGAAATGACCTTATCAATTCCTCGGGTGTCATGCGCATGGTTCGTTTGAGGACAATCCGGGGATCATCGGTGTAATTGGGGATTCCCGAGGAATGAGATAGAAGATGTCGCAGTTTGACTTTATCTCCGCTGGGCCGGGGGTATTCCGGAAGATATTTGGTTATGGGGTCATTTATATCAAGCAATCCCTGTTCCTGGAGTTTTAATATCGCGGCCGCGGTGAATTGCTTGGTGATAGAACCCATATAAAACCTGGTCTGGGGTGTATTGGGAATACCCATTTCCTTATTGGCCAGGCCATAGCCCTTGCAAAGAATTATCCTGCCCCTGACCGCCACCAGTGCGGTTCCCTCGAATCCCCACAATTCATTGGCCGCCACAAGATAGTGATCGAGTTCATTTTGGATTTCGCGGCAGGAGGCGGAAAATATCAGAACTAAAAGCACAGGTAATATAATAATGTTTTTTACCAGGAACCGATTACCCGCCCAATATTCAGTTATCTTCAACATTCTTCCCCAAAAACGGCAATATTCACAGGCCCAATATAAAGATAATACCATTTTTACCGGGCGGGAAATCAAAATATTGGCCGGATTTATTCGAGATCAGGAAGCCAATACCTGAAATTTGAAATTAAAAAAAGCCCGGCTTTTATTTCTTCAAATCCGCTTAAATGCTTATTCATGTTGACCCGCTTTCATTCCAACTCGAACAACTATTCATTCTCGGCAATTTTATTGACATTTTACCAATAATAAAATAAGGTCGTTATATATGGTGGTAGTCCGTGATATGACCGAAAACGATCTTGAGGCGGTCGTTCTCTGGCGCAACGACCTCGAGGTCAATCAATATATTTCCAATCGAATCAAAACCGTCGATGAAGCCGTGCAATGGTTTCGCCGGGTAAAAGGTAATCCCGCCAACCTGCTCCAGGGAATATACGAAGGCGATGACTTGATTGGCTACTGCATTGCCGAGGGTGTTGACCTGATAAACCTGAAAGGTGAAATCGGTATTATTATCGGAAAACCCCACTGCTGGGGAACGGTTTCGGC from Candidatus Zixiibacteriota bacterium carries:
- a CDS encoding DDE-type integrase/transposase/recombinase, with product MMTESDWACLVLVLDWYTKQIVRYHCGARATLRDWLTALNQGPNKHFPEGVRDRGLHLMSDNGSQPTSEKFMRACSLLDVHQAFTSYNNPKGNADTERLMRTIKEELIWLREWRNPYDLSAAIGSWIE
- a CDS encoding GNAT family N-acetyltransferase, coding for MTENDLEAVVLWRNDLEVNQYISNRIKTVDEAVQWFRRVKGNPANLLQGIYEGDDLIGYCIAEGVDLINLKGEIGIIIGKPHCWGTVSAAKCLKVCFGAVSNSSDSTGSPRL
- a CDS encoding beta-lactamase family protein; amino-acid sequence: MLLVLIFSASCREIQNELDHYLVAANELWGFEGTALVAVRGRIILCKGYGLANKEMGIPNTPQTRFYMGSITKQFTAAAILKLQEQGLLDINDPITKYLPEYPRPSGDKVKLRHLLSHSSGIPNYTDDPRIVLKRTMRMTPEELIRSFQYKALEFEPGTEFRYSNSNYIILGVIIERVSGQSYEAYLHHNILHLAGMKNTGYARREAGIPDRADGYTQEEPGQLVDAVPVDHSILYSAGALYSTVEDIFLWDRALYGNSILSRQSVEAMMTPNLGNYGFGWMLENKYGRRHAYHGGFLDGFNSIYSRWPDDHLCIVVFSNDDEAPVKKMAMGLAAIVFGKPYVKPIRKTPRVIDPRRLHEYAGAYQVDSGLYRYVIVDNDSLYTNLRLEPRQLLYPQAVDTFFFASDNTRLMAFGKDDSGRVDELGVIDEGIIYPAKKMLIDSLGMGELPVIPTVLPYEELVQLTGIYWLESYTDENNIKFTLVIAQKEGKLFASIGRSEPIELTALSENEFIYPASEFRITFIINGDGNAPGCIIEMGDAEIRGEKIR